The genomic stretch TTGAGGTTCCTGAATACCACAAAGTTCTTATAGGCGGGGGTCAGCAGGAATGAATCTGCCGCAATGGCAAGGCTGCTGTCGGCGATCTCCCTGTTCTCCTTCATGCCCTTCCATGCAAAGATCCTGTTCAGGTCGTATGCCACGTATTCGCCCAGTTGCCAGGGTGAAGTGGAGACCCAGACCAATAATTTTTTAGGTTCAAACACAATGGAATGATGGGCGATGAGCTGGTTGATGGCTTTTTCGTTGCCCATACCAATATCGGCATTGTTCAGTCCTTTCCGGTCACGCAGGATACGGATCGTTTTCTGAACGGTATTCTTCCCGTTTACATTCAGCAGCTCCATCATTCTTTTATAGCGGTAGGGAGAGGCACTTTCGTTCTCCTGTTCAATATTCATCTTTGTTTTTCCCAGGCCCTTGCTTTGAAAATGATTGGTGCAAACGATAAAATCCTTTTTCGGGTCATATACATCCAGGTCATCCGGTGTTTTTTCAATGATGACCGCTTTGTTGTCGGAAGCGGACGCCACTAAAAAAGACTCTGAAACAAACATCTTTCTTGACCGGGCAATGGCAATGGCCTCTTTTATATTCTTTGCATATTGCAAAATTTCTTTTGTTACCAATGATACCGGTGTAGCCGATCCGGTAGGTAGACTCGATTTGGCTGCATTGATGGTAACGGAAACTCCCTGGTCGTTCATCCCGGATACTGCGCCGGTAAATCCGCCCCAGGTAACCGTCATGAATTTATGCCCCTGCGTGGGGTTGAAAAAAGCGACGATCTTGTCTTCGGCAAATTTATCCCCCACATAAAAATCGAAATTGCGGCCGATGATCATTGTGCTGTCCTGCGACATGGCCCCCCATGTTCCGAATGATGTACATCCTACCATGGCCAGGTTTTGAACGGCATGGCCAATATCGTGTGCGGCATGGTAATTTAAAATGCGCTGGTAGTTGGTGCCAAGGTATTGGTATTTGGGAGATGCAGATTCTGATACCCCATAGATCTCTTCCTCGTATTCTTCTGTAACATTTTTATCCAGGTTGCGGTTGAACCACCCGATGAGGTACTTCAAAAAATTCCGTTTGAATTCAGACGGGATCATTTTTTCGATCTGTTCCGCAAAATGGTCTTCCTGCCTGATCACCAGTTCGCGGGTAAGCCTGCCGTTGATAACGCCCCGCTCGAACGGATCGCCTTCCACGTATAATTCATACAAACCGCTTTTGCTGTGCCGGAACCAGTTGTCCTTAATGGTATAGAATCCATTGCCGTGATCAATACGCTGCAGTTGCAGGCTGCTCATGTCCGCAACTTTTGGCGGATCCACTTTTGAAACCTGGACTATATAAACAGCGCCGATCACCAGCAGCAGCACGAACGCTCCCAGCACATAAAGAACCCTTCTCCAGAATTTCCTTCTTTTAAGCATTTCTTACTTTTTCAATGATGTCTTCATTTCCCAGCAGGGCAATACAGGTTACCAGCCCGCTCATGGTGGCGCCCAGCACCCCATGTAAATTAAGGTTTTGCCCGGTTAAGTAGAGGTTGGATATTTTGGTACGGGGAGAGATGAATGTTTTTAACGGGTTGCGGTAGTCTTTCGCTATGCCGTACATCGAGCCGTCATCGTTACCAATATAATCCCGGTAAGAAAGGGGCGTGGCCGTATAGTAGGATCGTATGGCATCCCGCAGGCCCGGAAATTTTTCCTGCACCAGGTCGATCAGTTTTTCCGCTTTTCTTTTCTTGAATTCCTCGTAATCCTGTCCCCGGTCGGTTTCATTTGATACGGTATTGACCGTACCCGCCCATTGTTTCACTTCGTCAAATTTCATGTAGGCCAGGATGGTCATCGACTCGGCATAAACATCCGACCTGGAAGAAGCAGAAAAGAATAATGAATAACACAAAGGCCAGTTGGCTTCATTGTGGTCTGCCATGTTCCAGATATGCCCTTCCTTGTGGTAATAATAATTGTTCTTCAGGTAGGGAAATGCGTCTTTTTTAAAAACAACATTTACAATGAACGACGAAACCGTGTTCTCCAGTTCTTTTACCCGGCTGCGGTAAGCCGGTTTGATGAGCGTGGTCTCTGTCATCTCCAGTGTCCGCACCGGGTGCATATTGCTGATGAAAACATTGGCATATAAATGTGACCCGTCGGCCAGTTCCACTGATGTTGCTTTCCCGTTCTCCACTACAATGCGTTTCACTTCGGTATTGCGCCGTATATCTCCGCCATGCTGCCGGATATTCTGCACCATGTATTTTGCAATGGCCGAGCCGCCGTCGATGCATTTCCACGAGCTTTCTATATAGCTGTTCAGGATCATGGCATGAACATAGAACGGCGTCTTGTTACCCTGCAGTACATACAGCATATTATTGCCCACCAGCACTGCCTGCAGTTTTTTGTTGGAAGTGATGGATTCAATGAATGCCTGCGTATCGATCTCCAGCACTGTTGTTTTTTCATTTACATCGCCGCCGGACCGTAAGTTGTATAAAGGGAATTTACTGCACACTTCTTTGATCTTATCGCAATAGGTCCGCAATGCTTTTTCTTCGCCGGGGAAATCCTTCAACAGGTGCCGGATAAAATTCTCGTAGCCCTGTGCAAAAACATATTCCTTTTCATCGTTCTCAATAATGATCTTGTCAAATACGTCTTCATCCATTTTCTGCAGCTTGAGTTTATCCATCAGCCCCAGGTATTTGAACACCTGGTAAAGATTCTGCCCCTTGCCCAGCCCACCCAGGTAATGCACACCCGAATCAAAGATCACCCGGTCACGTACATAGGTCTGCAGGCTGCCGCCCACCTGTTTGTTCTTCTCCAGTACGCAGACCTTATATCCCTCCCGGCCCAGTACATCAGCACAAATAAGGCCACCCATGCCGCTGCCGATTATTATGATGTCGAATTCTTTTTTCAATCTGTTATTTTTTATGCCACAAGCTGTTAATTGGGTTGAAAGTGGTTGAAAATGGTTTAAAGGTTTAAACGACATTCAACGAATTTCAACCACTTTCAACCATATTCAACCATTGCACTTTGCTTCCCTAAAATAAATATCGTATTCGAAGTAAGTTTCGAATCGGGTATTTCCCGGCAGGACAAACCGTTTTCGGCTGCCACCGCCCGGATCATTTTCCCCGATAAGAAACATAACCCGCTTTCTTTTGTTTTATTAAAATTCAGGACCGTGGTTGAGAAGAACTCGGTAAGCTTTGTTTTTTTGTGCAGTTCCGCCTTGTCACTGTCCCCATCCCGTATTATGATCATTCCGCCGGCATTCAGGTTGCTGATGCATTTTTCCATCACCTGTTCCTGCTCTGCCCGTGGCAGGTAATGCAGCATATCGGCCAGGATGATGGCATCGTACCTTTCAAAAGCGAACCCCATTACATCACTGTGCACAAAATTAATGCTATCTGTTTTGCTGAAGCAATGATTTGCCGTGTCAATCTTCTCCCCGTCATAATCTATCCCGGTGATCTCCCGTTGCGGAGAGGTAAAAGAAAGCATATACGACATGAACCCATAGCCGCAGCCAATATCAAGTATCTTCCCTTGTTCCGGAACCAGGTCATGAAAGGGCTGGTAGTTCTTCTCCAGTTTGGTCTTTACCCGCATGTACCATTCCAGCACGGGGCCCTTGTACAGGTAATTATATATGAGCTTCTCCCGGAAGTAGGCAGGCTGTTCAATTTCTCTTTTAAGCAGGCTGAATTCATCCCGGAAATACCGCCCGATCGTTTTCGACCGCTCGGCATAACCCTCCCCAAAACGTTTATCTTCCGGTTTTATCCTGGGCAGGAACTTTACTGTAAGCTGGCCGTCTTTTAAAAGCTGGTCCTGCTTGGTCAATGTATAATCGGTGCCATGTATCATGATGGGCAGGATATCCACGTTCAGTTTTTCGGCCAGGTAGAATGCCCCTTTATGAAAACGTTTGATCACCCCGTCTTCCGACCTGGTGCCTTCCGGAAAAATAATTACCGAGTAGCCGTTCCGGATCCGGTCTTCCACGAGGCTGATGTCCTTTTCGATCTGTTCCGTCGGAAAATAATCTGCCATGCGGATCACTTTTCCAAAGAGTGGTGAATTCCAGATGCGGTTATTGGTGAACATGATGAGCCTGGGGTGCAGCATGATCAGCGGCAGGATGTCAAGCGATGACTGGTGATTGGCAATGATGATGGCTGGCGTCTCAAATTTTTCGTTCTGTGGATTAATGATCTTCTTTTTTACGTTGATCATGATATACACCAGCCGCCGGCAAACCCGGGCAATGATGCGGTGATAAAGCAGTTTGCCTTTTTCTTTTATGTTGAACAGGGCAAATATCCAGGCAATATGGGTGAAGGTCACACTCCAGCCGATAAAATAGGAGAATGCAAAGGAAGATTTTATAAAGCCCCAGAGTGTCCATGGAAAACGGTTACGCTTTACCCGGTTCCGTATCAGAAGAGAAAACAGGAAGGGTATGAGTATCTGCGCCATGATGACCACGCAGAGGATACCGATGATGGAAATGAATGCGATGGAACGCAATGCCGGGTGCTTTGCAAAGATCAAGACACCCAGGCCGGCAATGGTGGTAACGGCCGATAAGATGATGGAAGATTTGAAAGATGACAGGTTCTTTTTTCCTGTTTTATATTCCTGCAGCAGCCCGTCCATGATGAACAAACTGTAGTCGTCTCCCAGGCCGAATATCAGTGCCGATACAATGATGTTGATGATGTTGAACTGTATGCCCGCCATGGCCATGATGCCCAGTATCCAGAGCCAGCTGATGAACATGGGAATGAAGGAGACCAGGGTAAGTTCTATTCTCCCGTACATGAGCAGCAGCACAAAGAACACCAGCAGCGAGGTCATTAAAGCGATGCGGGAGAAATCGGCATTGATGATCTCCACAAAACGGTTGGTAAGGTATTGTTTGTCGAGCACCGTAACATTGCTCTCCTTTTCAAAAGCCTTATACACTTCCGCTCTTTTTTCCGGTATGGCTTTTACCAGGGTAACCACCGTTGCTTTTCCGGGCTTTTCGGTGATGTAATCATCCAGGAAGTTTTTACGCACATCCGCCATCGCATCAGCACCCACCGGTTCATATTCCTTATCCAGCAGCATCTTGAAATTATCAAATGCCGAGGCATTGAACTTTAAAGCGGCGCCTTCTTTAAGCAAGCTGCTCATTAATGCTTCTTTCTTTCCTGGTGTCCAGTATTGCTTCCATTTTTCAATCCGGGCCTTCTGCAGGGAGGCTGATATGATAAGTGATGAGGCTCCGGAGTATTTTTTTACGATACCCCTGTCCTGCAGGTCTTCAACCTGTGCCATCAGTTTTTCATTGTTCACCAGTGCTTCGTCCAGCGTCTTCCCTTCGGTTACGATGTACACAGACTGCAGGGCGTATTGATTGATCCTGTTCAGTTTCTGTTCCGACTCCTTTAAACCGCTGCTCATGAAATTCATGTTCTGCAGGTCTGATTCAAAACGTACATTGCCCGCCTGGAAAGAAAAAATAACCGTAAGGATGAGAATGATCAGTACCAGGTATTTATTATACTCGGGACGGAACGATGCGACCTTATCGATCAGGGAAAAATCATTTTTACTATGCTGAACCTGCTCTTTTTTTGAAACAATGAAATGGGGCAGGAAGATGAGTGAGCAGAGCGAAGCGCCGATGAGACTGAATGCAGCAAAGAGTCCCAGGTCCTTCAGCATTTCCGATTCAACAAACTGCAGGCACAAAAAGCCGCCGATGGTGGTGAAACTCCCCACGGTCATAGGCATGGCCAGGTCACGGATCAGTTGCTGCATGTTCCGGGTATGTCGGTAATGGTTAAAGACATGCAGGGAGTAATTGACAGCGATCCCCAGCACCACCGAACCCGTACCCAATGCAATTACCGATATCTTCCCCCTGATAAAATAAATGGCCGCCAGTGAAAACGTAGCGCCAAACAGCACCGGTATCAGGATGAGAAAAGGGGCTCTTTTTTTACGGAAATAGATCCCTAAAAAAACAATGATGAAAAGAACGGTGATCCCCTGCGTGAGCAAGGAGTCTTTTCTCAGTTGCAATGCATTGCCTACCGAAACCGCCGTGGCGCCAAAATAGGAAGCGGTAATATCACCGCCGCTGTTTTTATTGATGAGGCTATCGAGGCCCCTGAGCAGCAGGGCGTTCTTACCGGTGTTATTGGGCGGGTATTCCGGTGTGATGAACAACAGGAGGTGCTTCCTGTCCCTGGTCACCACGTAATTATCATACAGCTCAAAGTTCTCATCGTATTGCAGCTGCTGTACTTTTTTTATTCCCAGGAAACTGATGCCTACCGGGTCTTTGCTGATCATGCTTTTGAGCGCAATGCCGGCAGGCGAGCTGAGTGTGCGGAGATCCTGTTCCAGGGTTTGTTTAACCGCTTCAGGAGTAATGAGAGAATCGATCGCTTTATAATCTTTTTCTTCAAGGTATACCGGCAGGTGGCTGCTGATGGTACCGAACAGTTCCATCGCAAATTCATCATCTACCTTATCATTGATCTTCCGGACAAAGGGAGAAAGTGTTCCCCGGATGCCTTCCACAAGGCGGTCTGCATAAGCTACCAGGCTGTCGGGCTCCGGTACCGCAGACGTATCTTTCATGGAAACCGTGACCGCCAGCTTATCCATGAACTTCGAGTTCTGGAAAACCTCGTTCAGTTTTTCGATCTTCTTATCGTTGGGGAGGATGCTGGAAATATCTTCTTCAAACTTCAACTGCGTGGCAAACCAGGCAGCCATCAGGAAAAGGGCGGCAAAACTTCCGTACAGAACAGGTTTATGCCTGCTGTAAAACCGGTGGATGTGAAGTAATATTTTTTCCATGCCCTAATCTGCCCCTGTAACAACGGGTTGTTTTTTGCCCGTCAGTTTTAAAAAAATGAACGTGAGTATCCCGAAAACAATGCCGGCAACAATGGCCAGCGTTATGCTGCCGTAAATATATTGAAGCAGGTTGTTTTTTATCGAATCAAGGGTGATGGTCTTGCTGAAGCTTATCTGCATGGCATTGGCCCCCATCCAGAATGCGCCCATTTTATAGCTCAGGAATATAATGACCGGGATCATGGGCGGGATACTGATGTTGGCTGCAATGATGACCAGGGGTTTGTTCAGGTTGAACAGAACAGCCAGGAATATGGCGGCTACCAGCTGGAAACCCCAGATGGGAACAATGCCCATGAATATGCCAAAGGCAACGGAAATGGCTTTAAGCTGTGCCGGCTGCTGTGTGTTGAACAGGTGATCATCCAGCAACTTGCCCAGTTTCTTTTTATTGAACAGGGTCCGGATAAAATCCCGTGGCTTTATATAAAGGAATGCGATCAATACCAGCAACGTGTTCAACACACTGATCCGGAAAAAATCCTTGAATGGCCTGAAATGAGAAACCCTTTCTTCTTTGGGTGCATAATAAACCGTTACCGGTACCGATTCCACCCCAACACCTTTCCAGGAAGCCCTTACCAGCACTTCGATCTCAAATTCGTATTTACGGGTGAAGAATCTCATTTTCTGCAATGGTTCCAGTGGATAAAGGCGATACCCCGATTGGGTGTCGGGGCTGCTGATGCCAGTTTCCACCTTGAACCAGAAGTTGGAGAACTTATTGCCAAAACTGCTGCCGCCGGGAACAGATTCCTGGTTCATATTACGGGCGCCGATGATGATGGCACGGGGGGTTTCTTCTGCCTTATCAAAAAAAAGGGGAAGGTCTTTTGCAAAATGTTGTCCGTCTGAATCGATGGTTATGGCATATTTATATCCTTTATCCATTGCATACCTGAATGCTTTACGCAGTGCCCATCCCTTACCCATGTTTTTTTCATAGCTCACGAATTGCACAAATGGAAATGAGTTGACAATTGATGCGGTATCGTCGGTAGAGCCGTCATTCACCACAATGATATGGTTGCAGTAGCCGGCTGTGTCTTCGATCACTCCGGCAAGGGTGGCGGCATTGTTATAGGTAGGAATAATAACACAGGCCCTCAAAACATCAGCTTTCTCCTTCGGGGAAACAGAACCGGTCATTATTGTCTTTATTTGGCATTAAATGAAACCCTTGGCAGGGTAGCGGTAAAATTAAAACAATAAAGGGAATAACGGGGAGGCTGTTTTACGTTTAGGACGTTTCAGACGTTATAAATCGTTGCAGCGTTGCAAATCGTTGCAGACGTTTAAAACGGCTGAAACGATTGACCTGACTTCAACGACTCACACTGCGATCTTCATCTTATTCTCCGAGCGTTTTTGTTTAGCAGCCAGCCGTTGCTTCATCCATTCGGGCCATGCGGAACTGTCTTCTGCTTCAAATACACGCAACTCCTGCGATTCGTCTTTTTTCAGCAGGTCGGCTTCATTGCAGCCAAGGATTTCTGCAGCTGCTTTTACTCCCGAATAGCTGGCTCCGGAAACCCCGTGCGACATGGTGCTTGCTCCGCAAAGGAACAGGCTCTCAATTTTCGTTTTTGAAGTGAATGAGAACGGTCCTGTTTGCCAGAATCCTTTTTCCGTGCCATATACATTGCCCCGGGTGGCGTTGATATAATGTTTATTAGTAAAGGGGGTGCCTAATTCAAGATGCACCATATTCGCATATACGTCCGGCAATATTCTTTTAAAGGTATTCATCAATTTCTGGCATAAGCGCTCTTTTATTTCCTGGTATTTCTGATCATTTTCCCCGGGAACTCCCATGCAGGCTTTAAAAGAATCGTAATCAATGAATGTGATCGCTTCGATGGTATGCAGTTTACCGTTATAACTCAACGGGTCCTTTAAAGAAGAGCAGCTGATAAAGAGCGAATCAAATTCACCGGGCTGTAAAATATCTTCGCCTGCCATACCCTCGTGCAGCTCATCCATATCTTTTTTGGGCATGAACCAGATATTCCCGGAATCCAGTCCGGCTTTGCGTATATCCATTTCCACGGTAATGAAAAATATAAGTGAGGTTACGGAATAGCGGGTCTTTTCCAGTCTCTTCAGAAATTTGCTGCCCAGGTTTTCGTGTCCCACCATTTTAAAGGTTGTTTCCGGGTCAGCGTTGGAAATAATATTTTTTGCCATGAGCTGCTCCCCATTCTGTAATTCTACTCCAATGGCTTTTTTCCCCCGATGGTTATCGTCCCGATAGCTATCGGGATGCGGTTCCAGCAATATCTTTTTTACAGCCTGCCCGGTATGTATCTCTCCCCCGTATTTTTTTATTGCATTGGTAAAGGCTTTCACAATGGCGGCCCCGCCCCCCATTGGATAGAATCCCCCGTTAAAATAATGGTCCATCAGTGCACAATGGAAGGGGAAACTGGCCTTGGAAGGAGGTAACCCATGATCGCCGCATTGTATGTTCAGAACTTTCCTCAAAAGGGGGTCTTTAATATGCCAGCCAATTACCCGTTTTAAACTGAATAACCCGTATTTACCCAGGTGCCTGGTGCGGTAAGCAATGGTCAGGTTGTCCCAAAAGCCGCTCATTTTAGGAATGAGCTGTATCTGGTCGCTTACTTTTTTAACAAGGGCCAGGTATTTTTTTAAGCCTTTTTTCTCTGCGGGAAAGCGTTTTGAAAGAGATTCATACAGGTTTTCGATGCCTGCGGGCATGTCAATGCGTTCATCGCCAAGCCAGCAATGTTCATAACCGGAAGGGTTCATCCTGAAAAAAACAAGTTCATTGGCTATGCCAAGGCCCTCGTATAAATTGCGGGCAGAGCCCCCATTATCCATGGAACCGATATAATGAACCCCCGGACTGAAGCGCTGGCCATCTATGTAAAAACTATGGCACCAGCCCCCGGGCACATAATGTTGTTCAATAACAGCCACTTTTTGTCCTGCCCTTGCAAGACAAAGGGCTGCAGACAGGCCGCCGGCCCCGGAACCAATAATTATAGTATCAAATACCTTTTCTTTAGTCATTGCCGTTGGAAGATACTCCTTTTAATAAAGCAAACTACCATATGTATAACAAGGTTTTGAAGGTTTTCACCCAGGGTTCATCAGAATTATTTTTCCCTTTATTAACATTTAATATCTGCTTTAGATTTGCCTCT from Chitinophagaceae bacterium encodes the following:
- a CDS encoding 1-acyl-sn-glycerol-3-phosphate acyltransferase yields the protein MEKILLHIHRFYSRHKPVLYGSFAALFLMAAWFATQLKFEEDISSILPNDKKIEKLNEVFQNSKFMDKLAVTVSMKDTSAVPEPDSLVAYADRLVEGIRGTLSPFVRKINDKVDDEFAMELFGTISSHLPVYLEEKDYKAIDSLITPEAVKQTLEQDLRTLSSPAGIALKSMISKDPVGISFLGIKKVQQLQYDENFELYDNYVVTRDRKHLLLFITPEYPPNNTGKNALLLRGLDSLINKNSGGDITASYFGATAVSVGNALQLRKDSLLTQGITVLFIIVFLGIYFRKKRAPFLILIPVLFGATFSLAAIYFIRGKISVIALGTGSVVLGIAVNYSLHVFNHYRHTRNMQQLIRDLAMPMTVGSFTTIGGFLCLQFVESEMLKDLGLFAAFSLIGASLCSLIFLPHFIVSKKEQVQHSKNDFSLIDKVASFRPEYNKYLVLIILILTVIFSFQAGNVRFESDLQNMNFMSSGLKESEQKLNRINQYALQSVYIVTEGKTLDEALVNNEKLMAQVEDLQDRGIVKKYSGASSLIISASLQKARIEKWKQYWTPGKKEALMSSLLKEGAALKFNASAFDNFKMLLDKEYEPVGADAMADVRKNFLDDYITEKPGKATVVTLVKAIPEKRAEVYKAFEKESNVTVLDKQYLTNRFVEIINADFSRIALMTSLLVFFVLLLMYGRIELTLVSFIPMFISWLWILGIMAMAGIQFNIINIIVSALIFGLGDDYSLFIMDGLLQEYKTGKKNLSSFKSSIILSAVTTIAGLGVLIFAKHPALRSIAFISIIGILCVVIMAQILIPFLFSLLIRNRVKRNRFPWTLWGFIKSSFAFSYFIGWSVTFTHIAWIFALFNIKEKGKLLYHRIIARVCRRLVYIMINVKKKIINPQNEKFETPAIIIANHQSSLDILPLIMLHPRLIMFTNNRIWNSPLFGKVIRMADYFPTEQIEKDISLVEDRIRNGYSVIIFPEGTRSEDGVIKRFHKGAFYLAEKLNVDILPIMIHGTDYTLTKQDQLLKDGQLTVKFLPRIKPEDKRFGEGYAERSKTIGRYFRDEFSLLKREIEQPAYFREKLIYNYLYKGPVLEWYMRVKTKLEKNYQPFHDLVPEQGKILDIGCGYGFMSYMLSFTSPQREITGIDYDGEKIDTANHCFSKTDSINFVHSDVMGFAFERYDAIILADMLHYLPRAEQEQVMEKCISNLNAGGMIIIRDGDSDKAELHKKTKLTEFFSTTVLNFNKTKESGLCFLSGKMIRAVAAENGLSCREIPDSKLTSNTIFILGKQSAMVEYG
- a CDS encoding NAD(P)/FAD-dependent oxidoreductase, with the translated sequence MTKEKVFDTIIIGSGAGGLSAALCLARAGQKVAVIEQHYVPGGWCHSFYIDGQRFSPGVHYIGSMDNGGSARNLYEGLGIANELVFFRMNPSGYEHCWLGDERIDMPAGIENLYESLSKRFPAEKKGLKKYLALVKKVSDQIQLIPKMSGFWDNLTIAYRTRHLGKYGLFSLKRVIGWHIKDPLLRKVLNIQCGDHGLPPSKASFPFHCALMDHYFNGGFYPMGGGAAIVKAFTNAIKKYGGEIHTGQAVKKILLEPHPDSYRDDNHRGKKAIGVELQNGEQLMAKNIISNADPETTFKMVGHENLGSKFLKRLEKTRYSVTSLIFFITVEMDIRKAGLDSGNIWFMPKKDMDELHEGMAGEDILQPGEFDSLFISCSSLKDPLSYNGKLHTIEAITFIDYDSFKACMGVPGENDQKYQEIKERLCQKLMNTFKRILPDVYANMVHLELGTPFTNKHYINATRGNVYGTEKGFWQTGPFSFTSKTKIESLFLCGASTMSHGVSGASYSGVKAAAEILGCNEADLLKKDESQELRVFEAEDSSAWPEWMKQRLAAKQKRSENKMKIAV
- a CDS encoding peptidase C45, whose translation is MLKRRKFWRRVLYVLGAFVLLLVIGAVYIVQVSKVDPPKVADMSSLQLQRIDHGNGFYTIKDNWFRHSKSGLYELYVEGDPFERGVINGRLTRELVIRQEDHFAEQIEKMIPSEFKRNFLKYLIGWFNRNLDKNVTEEYEEEIYGVSESASPKYQYLGTNYQRILNYHAAHDIGHAVQNLAMVGCTSFGTWGAMSQDSTMIIGRNFDFYVGDKFAEDKIVAFFNPTQGHKFMTVTWGGFTGAVSGMNDQGVSVTINAAKSSLPTGSATPVSLVTKEILQYAKNIKEAIAIARSRKMFVSESFLVASASDNKAVIIEKTPDDLDVYDPKKDFIVCTNHFQSKGLGKTKMNIEQENESASPYRYKRMMELLNVNGKNTVQKTIRILRDRKGLNNADIGMGNEKAINQLIAHHSIVFEPKKLLVWVSTSPWQLGEYVAYDLNRIFAWKGMKENREIADSSLAIAADSFLLTPAYKNFVVFRNLKQRIMDGGEVNADSLVASNPEFYNAYVLAGDYLFKKKKYAEALKNYQLALTKVIATKKEEDHIKEQIKKINKN
- a CDS encoding DUF2062 domain-containing protein; this encodes MRACVIIPTYNNAATLAGVIEDTAGYCNHIIVVNDGSTDDTASIVNSFPFVQFVSYEKNMGKGWALRKAFRYAMDKGYKYAITIDSDGQHFAKDLPLFFDKAEETPRAIIIGARNMNQESVPGGSSFGNKFSNFWFKVETGISSPDTQSGYRLYPLEPLQKMRFFTRKYEFEIEVLVRASWKGVGVESVPVTVYYAPKEERVSHFRPFKDFFRISVLNTLLVLIAFLYIKPRDFIRTLFNKKKLGKLLDDHLFNTQQPAQLKAISVAFGIFMGIVPIWGFQLVAAIFLAVLFNLNKPLVIIAANISIPPMIPVIIFLSYKMGAFWMGANAMQISFSKTITLDSIKNNLLQYIYGSITLAIVAGIVFGILTFIFLKLTGKKQPVVTGAD
- a CDS encoding NAD(P)/FAD-dependent oxidoreductase, translating into MSFKPLNHFQPLSTQLTACGIKNNRLKKEFDIIIIGSGMGGLICADVLGREGYKVCVLEKNKQVGGSLQTYVRDRVIFDSGVHYLGGLGKGQNLYQVFKYLGLMDKLKLQKMDEDVFDKIIIENDEKEYVFAQGYENFIRHLLKDFPGEEKALRTYCDKIKEVCSKFPLYNLRSGGDVNEKTTVLEIDTQAFIESITSNKKLQAVLVGNNMLYVLQGNKTPFYVHAMILNSYIESSWKCIDGGSAIAKYMVQNIRQHGGDIRRNTEVKRIVVENGKATSVELADGSHLYANVFISNMHPVRTLEMTETTLIKPAYRSRVKELENTVSSFIVNVVFKKDAFPYLKNNYYYHKEGHIWNMADHNEANWPLCYSLFFSASSRSDVYAESMTILAYMKFDEVKQWAGTVNTVSNETDRGQDYEEFKKRKAEKLIDLVQEKFPGLRDAIRSYYTATPLSYRDYIGNDDGSMYGIAKDYRNPLKTFISPRTKISNLYLTGQNLNLHGVLGATMSGLVTCIALLGNEDIIEKVRNA